The Malus domestica chromosome 08, GDT2T_hap1 genomic interval TTCATCTCTGTTGGACTCTGCAATCTTTCAAGCATTGGTAATGAATGAAAAGGTAAATTTCATTATCAGAAAAAAATGGGAAACATATAtattttgaaacctgaagttatAAGTTGAACTAACTCCTGTTTTTCTGGCAATTTTTCAAGTAGGATATCGTAGTGTGGGAAGAAGATGCAGATGAGTACATACGAAAGAATCTTCCATCTGACATAGTATGGAAAGTTTATACCACATTTAGTGTGTGATATGTAAGACATTTTATATAGGTATGAGGTATTACTACCAGTTGCATACTATGTGTGTAATATATGCGGCGTTGTCTTATGCTTAAGTGCTCTGCCTAAGATGTAAAATTGATGGGGTCTATTAGAATTGAACCATATTCGCCTTTTGGATTGCACGCCTGAGAATTCTGtccatttttttatctttcatgTAAAATACTTGACTTTTAGTGGAAACGAATGCATGCTTATTTATCATGAATGAATACGTAAGGTATGAGCCTTGCTCATATTTTGACATATAATTatcaacacacaagaaaatTTGGAACAATGCTACTTTTGAATCATGTATGTTTCTTTCATTGGCaagaaaatttggtttttgtatttttattgagtctcactctcatcctatattattaattttaataatatctgtaataaaaaaacaattaaaatagaacaataatgtagttctAGTCTGAGCAAACACCAAACTGGTGAACAATATTGTTttcattatcctgcttcttagtccgacactgcaccaaacgcttcactaagctagtccagcttagtctagtctaagccagtccagcttagtccttgcagctagtccagtccgagacagtccggtgcaacaaacgcaccctttaAGTCTTTTTAGTTACTCAAGAAGTGATAGTAATAATAAGTCTCAATTTGTGTTCCTCCTCCGGTGAGTTTCGAAAAAGTCGAAACggttcccataagttttggagtcaagagtagtgtctgcaacttatgagaagatcaaaccgttagatttagctcaaattttagtatgatatggataagaggataccaaacaactttcttgaagaaacagtTTTGATCTGAGCTACTAAAAATGGAGTTTCGGTACTCATAAGATGGATGTCGAGTTTTTTGCTGAATTGAAAACTGGGTTGGTGTTTCAGACATCTGCAACGATCGCACCGTTAGaattttctgaaaatttgaTATGTTATAGGTACtaagcagatgaacaactttcaagaagaaagtatttcaatctGAGGTCAGCAAGTTGGAGTTCAGAGGCCGTTTACATAGCTGTCAGATTTTCTACGGATTTTGAGTCTGTACCcttttgcttctgcaaaggATGACATACAGTTATACAACAAGATATATAgttgcttcaagaaaatcaGTAGTACagagatttgaagatgaaatgaaaagattttcttatctgtgagattTCAGCTGACAGAGGTGAGAGGTAGGTAGTGCTTCACCGGATTTgtggcgttgtgctttccactgacacgagaacttctcgtgctgataacgtgttgtaaaatcgacagtATGTGTGCAGTAGAATAAAAGTAAATAAGACAcaatatttacgaggttcctctacagtcagtgtgactggagtacgttctcggggcagcagtgatgcttttatttataatctagaataataggagtacaaaaataactctctatactctcatctcttcttcctctcttttctttccccttcctctttctttcttccgtttgttttgtgtgtgtgcTCTCCTCCTTCTCATTCACTTTATAGGCAAAGAAATCACTATTTATATGGGTCATCCACGTATTATTTATAACATATAGGACGTAATTGAGGAGAGCCCGTGAacgaaattttaattattttttaataaatttcttCCAACTAATCTTCCAACGAAACTCTCACTTACTTTACTTTTATATATGAATGGGGAAGCAGCATGTGATCAGTAAGACAGTAACTAGATGCTGTTGTTGTTGGTGGTGTTGGAAGTGGAAATCCCGTTCACCTTCCATTGTCTCACTAGGGCTATATAGGCCGCTACGAGTTGATATGGGAAAAGAGCTTGGGTGGACAACATCACGATAACGTTATTCGTACGACAATTCTCACAATATAAAATTCAATGTATTCTACGTTTTAATAGAGAGAACCTTTGATAGAGGTGTCATGCGATCCGGAGTATAAGACAAGCTAATAAAACGTTGCCACAGTGATATTTATGAAGCCAAACCAACTGAACATCGTTAGGGTTTGTGCATGTTTGTGAGGGGGAAATGGAATCCATTGCCCCATTGAGATTTTTCTGCAACCAGATTCCATGCATGCTCGCTCTATGTGAGAGCTAACCTAATAAAGCAGTCATGCCGAAGTCTCCCTTTTGATATAGGTGCCCATATCAGATAGTTGAGTCTATAGACTTCAATCATAAAAGTCATTAGGCACCCATCACTCACCCATTCAGTGTTTATCCTTAAgctctcttcatttgtaagtaagaagttttaagttcgattcttgccaaaggtaaatttgaaccacattattgctaacctattgtgaggctaaacacATCCCCTCTCcgttaatgtagataatatcatttgtgaaaaaaaaagtcTCTTCGACTTCTCAAAGTCTCAAATTCAGATTGAACAAATTTGCATACGGGGCCACTAGTGGGGGACCCACAAAAATTTCACGTACAAGTTGACTGACTTTTCTTGCTGGCACTGTTTCTACTGGGAGATGCTCCAATTAATAAGAAGATACAAAGGAAGATGTAAAAGTAGGGCAGATGACAACAATGCTTGCTTGGTTCCCAGGATTTAGGTTACAAGAGTTGGATGCTGTCTTTCTTCTTGGAGTACTCGTCTTTCATCCCGGATCAAAATCTAATATGTTTCTTTCCGTTCCTCGCAAGCCACTGAGTTCTCCGAAACAAGAGATCAAAAAGATTGTCCTCGTTTTTTCAACTGAGTCGCCAGTGTTACACCGTTGGAATACTTCGAGTAAACTAGAGTATGTATAGGATACACCGGCGCTAAAACCCTTTTTCAGCTAATTTCATGTCATTCAACCTGTCAGATAATCCTGCTCTTCGATAGCCGGCAACCAACAGATCATAAGTTGATTTCGTAAGTTCATAAGAACCCTCAATACGTTCCAAAAACAACTCCAGCCTGTCATGAGCCGAGCACCTGAAGTACGAACAGATTACCTTTTCGACATCATCCTGATGTTTAAATGACAATCCTTGCTTCAACATCCTCCCAACAGAGTACTCTACATCATCCAATCTATCCAATGCGGCATTCAACCGTATAATTCCACAGTGGACCAGCAACAGAACTTCCGAAACTTGATTGGCCTCCGTAAGAATTACAAGCAACTCCTCCAATTTCTCCACCATCTTAAGTTCAATGTACAATCCCACAACCATCTCAGCCATCTTCTCGTTGATCTTCAATCCGGCATCTAACACTATCTTCAAAAAGTCTATTACTAAATCAAAGTTTCTCCGTTTACAAATCCCTTCCACCATACTTTCCAATACGGGCAAGCTTGGCATGTGCCCTGATAACACCATTTCTTCATAGAACCCATCACCCAACTCAAAATTGTTTGATTTAATGCAACCCGAAATCAGATATTCATAGGTTTGAACACCAGAAGTGAATCCGGCAGCCTTCTTGGCCGAGTACCAAGCTTGCAAAGAATCAGCATTGCCCAACTTTGAGAATGCAAACATGAACGCATCATATGTGTCGGAATCGGGTTTAAATCCCTCCGAGCTCTTCATTATCTCAAATAGGCTTAAAGCTGTCAACACATTACCGGAAGAGAAGCAAACATGTATAAGGGAGTTGAAAACGGCAGAAGTGGGTTTGATTCCATTAGCCTCCATAGAAGAAAACACTTGCattgcaagtgggagattgtgaATTTTTCCACACAGAGATATCAGCTCGGAGTAACGATCATGATATCTCTCGTTCGCCCCGAGCAACTTCTCCAGTTTCCACTCCAAAACCTGACTAATCAAACAATGCGCAGACATATATAAGTAGAAGTTGTTTTCAATCTTCTTGCCAACCAAGAAAAATGCAAATTATCCAATTAGACTAATCAATCACAGTGCctgtttgaaagtgcttttactAAAGCCCTCTTAGATAACCAAAATCGTTTATGGCAATGTTTGTCACAGATTTTTTTTGCTACTTATGGATTGTAAAATATTAGAAATTGTTTCCACTCCACGTGCTTCCAATAAAAGCACTTCCAGTAAAAGCGCGTATGAACATAAAACCTTTCGTTTCCAAACGAATGCTACTTTCTTATGGGCATTCCGTAAAAGCCCAATCGAGTTGAGTTCTGGACTCATTTCCCCACTTAAACAACATaaaccatttcattttctattgattttctcagcaaccaaacaccgGGTGAGAAAATACAAACActtctcaagaatctaactttgAGCTACAACTACCCTAGTTAAGGAGCGGTAACATTACCAATCGGGATTTCtcgggagaggaagaagaagcgaGAGAACTGACGAGGGATTCCCAGGAAAAATCCGAGCTTTGGAGGGCGGAGAATTCATCGGAAGAGAGTAAGGATTTGATGCGTGAATTGGGTTCCTCCACCAACCTCCCAAGAAGAAAGCTTGTTTGGTTGCTCAGCCAACGCCGAGAGTGAGGGCTACTCGCCGAAGCCTTGTGCTTTAAACCCCTTCTCGCAGCCGATAAAACTCGGCAGACCAACGCCATGGCTCTGTTAGTTCCTCTACTCTACTGGAAAGTCGGAAGAAAACCAACTCAGATAAGCACCGGAGGTGCAGGCCCAAGCCCAAGTCCGACACAGGCCCAAGCCAAATCTTTCACCTACCGATGACAATGTGGGGCAGCGGAGTGGGGTAAGGGAAACGATTTTTGCACATTTGTTTTCGCTTTTAAGATatggaagtgttattggcactccaaaaatctcattttacactcctcataaatgtatttttctttctaaatatagaaagtttggagtgtagaatgagaaatttggagtgctaataacaattcccttaagATAACCTTGTATGTTTTTGTTTCCAAATTAAACAAATTAGCCGATAAAAAGCTATATGATAGCACCCAAATTTTTTTGATTCGGCAGTTCAACACAACAGAAAAGGCAAAAGACTAAGGTAAACGAAGTTTCTCCAAAATAAAGATCATGATGTAGTGCTAAGGTGCAAGGACACCGGCTATCTACATGCGTGCGAGTCAAACGAGGTTGTAAGGAAGCTGACTAACGAGATCCCCTGAAGGGGTTGGTTGATAAGCGGGAATTGGACATGGACATAGCTCACTCTCCTGAGGAAACTGAAATCCAATTCCAAAAGTATCTGTACATTACAATGTAAAACTTTATTCTGACTGCTTAAAAAAACGTAGCACATACACGAATTAATTTTACACGTCATGGTACTCTCCAaacttcaccagaaatttggGGGTGGTGGTTTGGGGGATACAACAGAAATATCGGTTCCGGTTTTACAATAAAAAGAGGAAAATTTAACATTACGAAAAGAAAAATCCACTCACCCCATATGGAATCTCATGTAGATTGATCTGCATCTACAAAATCACACTTTCGCACTTTTCCCTTTGTTTTCGGAGGAAACTAATCGAAGGGACTCACTTGTGCTCTATTTTCTGCTGACGTGAACTAAAATGATCATGGCATGCCGAATTTGGACAAGGCAGACTGGAACACGGATGAAAAGGGTTGAGTTGCATTTTGATCATCGGCTTTAATCTTTATTTGAGCTTTGGCAGATGATGTGTTGACTATACACTCTATCAAAAATGTAGAAGATTCTTCTGCCTTTTGTGCgaagaagaaaaacttgaagTTGGGGGATTGACCACCGGATGCAATGCAGTGGATGGATTGGCCTTGCATATgccgttggagagcttgaggcGTTGTCAATGCTGCAACTCCTTGAGGATTAATAGAATACTCCTGCATCAAATGATAGATGACacttgtgaaaaaaaatatatataaaaaaattgtacaGAAATATAAATCCAGGTATCCAGGTATAAACATTATGCAGGCCGAATATGGATTCCAAGGTGTACCTGTGATAAAGATATCGGCAGTTGGCGCCACTTCTGCTGAAAAGTTGTTGGATCTAAGACAGCTTTTGGATTAAGCTTCAATGGAGGAGGTGAAGGTGCAGGTGCAGGTGCAGTAGGTAGTCCCAAGCCAAGGAGATCATCAATTGCAAAGCTAGACTGCGGAACATTTCCAGACACGCTAGGGTTTGAAATTGCCAACTCCGACAGTTGAGAAGTGGGAACAGACAAAGACGAAGCATCGTATGAAGGAGCACTATATGCATAAGAACTATTATTGAGACCTCTTGTCTCCTCCTTCTCTGAAGTACTTAATAGCAGATCTTTATCATTAGCTTCGACTCTATGAGGAACAACAGTATCTGTAGATTCTGTCCCAATAGATACATTTCCAATTTCATCTGAAAACTCAAACGGTCCTCTGTGTTCCTTATAAGTAAACATGTAGGATGGCTGCAAGCATTTCATAATATCAGTCTTTGTGAGGCCTCCCTTCAACAAAGCTCTCAATATATTGTAAACAAGCGAAAACACGGCAATCAATAAAGATAAGTAGATATGGTTTACAGTTATATTCAGTAGTCACATATACATTGTGTGTGCCTTTTGTTCGTCTATCCTGACACCCAGGAAGGGAACTGGGAgtgttgttttcttttaatatgTAATCATTTACATGGGAGGGGAATTGTTATTACCTTTTGATATACCACAGACAAACTGTTAAATTCGTCGAATATCCGATCTTTGATTTCACTGCTCTGGGTATCAGCAAAGACAGAAACAGCTTGCTTTGGAGGGTTCACCACTCGTTCTGCTACACTTATGTTATATTGCAAAAGCCTGTAGTAGAATAAGGCTCGATCATGAACATCCTGCAACCAACTGATAGTTTATTGAACATTCCTATAGAAAATATGACAAAATTctcaccaatagaaaataattGTAGAAGTAGAAGACTTTAAATTTAATCATACAAAATAACAACAAACACACAAGAACAGGCACCTGATGAAAATCAGCAAGACCTGCAGCCAGTGCAGCTCCCAAGGATTTTTGAGTCTCAGGCGGCCTCTTAAAAAAACACTTCATTACTGCTGTGAGTAGATGTAAACGAACCTGTGCAATGAAACTGTTCCATCACTCAATAGTATATAAGTAATTAATAGCACAACAAAAGGTTTAATTCATGAATTTGTACCATTAGAGGTTCAAAAGTATATCTATAGCTGCAAAATGCAAGAAAGAAGACCACAAGATCCTAAACAATCCCCACATTTTATACATTTAAATACAGAAATAGTAGACCCCAGTTTTGCTATTAAATTCCAAGCACTAGGATTTGAACCCACATTGGGCGATCAATTGAGACAGCAACacaatactttttcttttcataaatAAAATCCAAGTATATTCTGAGTAATTTAGAACCATCAAGAGGCTAAACAGGATACGGATCATCATCAAAACCAACTAATATACACTTCACCAAAACAAAATAACTTAATATCTTCTGTTTGCCACACGAAGTGAAGACATTGACATATAAACTGTGGCTCATTAAAATTCCAGCATATGTTTAGATGGAACAGAAAATGGAAACTTAGTAAATTACCTCAGCGGAATGCTCATCTTCCCAATTTTCAATCAAACCCTCTAAAATATAAGGTGCATCATGCATTTCGTGAGAATACTCCCCCAGCATCCATATAAGAGCTGCCTTGGCCTTGGGTTCTTGAACATTTTTGCTGCTGATGTTCCCAACAACCGCAATACAATCCTGACTCCATTGTGGATATTTCCTCAGCAGATCTTTTACAAGAACCTGTATAAAAGAACTCCAAACTTGAGTCATTCTGGCTAGTTATCGAGTATATAAAAGTAACATGATCATTACTTtgcttttattttctattttccttCACTTTCTTTAACTGACCTATACAATCTCTAAGCCATTTAACATGTCATTCACAGGAATGAACCACAGTAAACTGGTTGCTCAGAATTACCATTATAAGTATCTAACAGAAATCAAACATGATGATTTACCAGAGCTTCAGCAGTTACATAGTCCTTTTCCATCTCCAGAAATTGAAGAAGTCGGTCAACAATTGCATTCACGTCATACTGTTGTAGAGCTATTTTCCCAACTGCACGAATCGACTCTCTTGCAATGGGAATATCAACATTTGCAGCATATTCACATAATTCCGTCACTGAAATGGAATCAAGATCATGCATCAGTCAAACTTGAAAGCTAACAAGAAAAACAGCACCCGTGACCAAACCAAAGAAAGGATCACCTTAAGAACACACTTTTACCATGTCACAGACAGACACAAATACGCATACACATACACTCAACCTATTGCTCAGGAATCTGTAATGAATTTCAGGTGGTGTTTTCTTACCGATTTCATAAGTGTTACTCTCATTTGCCACCGCAGTCAACATCTCAAGCTTCAACTTTTTAACATAAGATGGCTCATTGTACTGGCAATAAAAGTGTTTATAATCTGAAGAAAATATGAAAGGTGCACGCATCACCAAAAGATGCAGATGGCTTAGAACCGCATAAGATTGCTCTGGACTTCCTGAACTCACTAAGGTCAGGAGAGGAGCTTTAATACGTTCATATACCTAACCAATAAAAAGAGGGAAAATAAGCTTTAATTAGAGGAGTTAATCTTATAAAATTGCACGAATGGTACACGATGGTGCAACATGGATCATAGGCATAAAAGTCAAAATCATCAGATCCTCAAATGTTATTTCTTTTCCATGCTAGAATCACTTTTGATACTATATGGATTATTTTCCAACTAACAAAAAAAGGGATGACTAGCAGCTGAAAGTTCTTCTATATTGCTATATATATAGTAGCTCCTATATGATTATGCAACTATGAGAGTTTACCTTTTCTAACATTAAAACAGCTATAATTCTTCCTACTTTTTGAGTtgcaaaaataaaagtttaaatgaaattatctTTATGTTTACCTGCTGATGAACATCAGTCATTGACAGAGTCAATTGAAGAAATACTTTAGTGGTTGCTAAGACAACAGCACCATTTGCATGCTGAAGTCTATCCTCGAGCAGATTCATGACATCAAATATCTCATTGGGATGTGCAGGTACATACTTAGCTACCAGCTCAAGCACCAGACACTGTGCCCATTCACTAAACTCCCTAATCCTGCATAAGAGAACATGTACCAAACTCAACTGCTGTTTTTTCATCATTAGTTAAGTTAAATGGAATTATTGATATTAAATCATTTTGAACAATTAAAAATTGGCCCCAGGTGAGAAAGTTGGCATATTACTTTGGCTTTCTACTTATGCGCTATGTGGAGGAATCACCATTAGATATGATATTCACTATACCAGCATGATGCAGAACCCATATggaaaagaggagagagagggagagagataaaCTACCGGTTCAAAAGATAGTATATAACTGGCTTGCTAAGCAAAATTTCTCTTTCCCTGGATACTTCTTCAGACGCACTTCCTTCTAAGCTCCAAATCTCTTGTAGGGCAGACAAACAATTTGCAACCACCTGACAATATAAGATTATGAGAATCTCTTAActaaaaaaaacagaagaaactTCCTGAATCATCCATAACGTTCAATAAAACATGGTGAAAAAAATTAGGCAACATTTAAAAAACTGGAACATGTATAAGTATACATCAgataagtgattatttgatttttatatcTAAAGCATTGAACTTTGTTCTTCAGCCGATGCTTTATCCTTTTAAAATACAATTTTAGGAGAgcatcaaaatcagcaaaacTTAATATAAAAACAACCCAAAGTAGGGAGATTGTTGTCAAGTTACTTTATAGTTGACCAAGTAAGGAGTATCACTGGTGAAAGAGAGGCCTCGGTATAATAGTTTCAATTGTCAAAGCATCCTTAAGCAAGACATTGTGAGACAACTGAAATGGCCTTACCTGAGTATCTCGGTCGTTAAGCAACAAATGCTTAAGCGTTGTTGGAAAATCTGCATCAACACAAGTTGAGGCCGATATATGATATAACTTCAGAACCCCCATAACTGCTATCATCCTCACATAACTATTATTGTCCTTCAAACCTGCACCTAAAGGCCCCACCAAATACTCCACGAGGTTTGTCACTCGTAGGGAACACAAGCTCCTCAATGCAAGCCCTCGGATCATCGGGTCCTCATCCTTGCAATCTCTTTGAAGAAAATTGATCGTCAAAAGTGCAAGGTCCGGATTGACCTTTGCGTAATTCCCAACATAAAGGTAACACATTTTCTTCAAAACTATATCCGACGTTGCTGAGCACATCACCATCTCTCCAAAAACAGACGAGACATCAATGCCAATCGTCATGTAAGAGATAACCTTCTTGAAAAGCTCCCTCTTTGAATCATCAACTCCCGGAGCTCGGCTGCCAGCAAGATTCCGGAGCTGCGATTTCACATCAGCAACTTCGCCTTTTCTGCTCGGAAAGTAAGTTGTGAGTATGGAATCAAATAATTAACTGATGAACATGCAGATTGTTAATGAGAGATTAAACCACAATACGAATGATTCCTAGAAAATGCTGAAACAATTGGGGTAGAATTTGCTTTCTAAGTTCAAATTAAGGCTTTCAAAAGATATAGAAAGATCATAACTTTACTTTGAATTCAGCTGTGCTCGGTTTTCTTATCGAAATTTGAATATAACTCTTCAAAACAGTTCCTCAGCAAGTAAATTAGTAAATACACTGATAATTCACATTCAGATGATCGATGCATGCAGGAAATGAGATTGACCCAAAACTAATCGAAATTTCTTCTACTGTTATAGAAATGCCAATTTTCTATAACAAAATTTTCTCGGGAACCAAACAGGTGATCAGCGTTGGAGACTagggttagagagagagggagggagggagaatcTGGACTTACCCAGAAGGCTGAGACGGCGAGGAAGATCGCTGAGCCTGCGCCGGAGGAGCCATGATCGATCGGAATTGAGGTCGGCCACGGCGGTAGGACTGTGTCCAGTGAGCTCGGAGATCTAATCGAGGACGAAGAGTTGGCCACTGAATCTCAGAAACCAAGTTGGAAAAACTTGAAAGAGGAGCATCCAAACAGCCTTCCACTTAGGAGAGAGAAACTTGTCGAGAAGATGATCTGACGTGGCTGGATGGTATTGGTTGTCTGTAAACTCTCCCCTCTTCTGTGCTGCACTGGAACAATTGGGCTTCAGGTCCAGAAAGCAATGAACAGAAGTACAAAATAATTGGTTTCAATGGGCTTTTTCCTGGAAGGCCCAGCAGCCCAACAATATCATCTAGAACGGGTGCTCCATTGTAATTGTCATGACGAAGCCACCAGctacttttttttgttaaaaaaaaaaaaaaacttaaacatGATAGGAACATTGGTGAGGAAATTAACAGAAGTTAACATTGTACTCAAATACATTTTTTGTGACCTTTTGACATAAAGTTGCTCAgtagaagaacaagaaaaatgTGAAATCTATGTTACAAGGATTGTTTAAACATTGCATTTTGGAGTGGATTTTTTAAGATATTGGAGACAACTATAATTTtgtttggataatgatatgtacGCGAGCTTACCGTTACTTTGCAAGTGGAAGGAAGCGCAATCTATGAGCTTGCCCACATAGTTTCAACATGTCAAAACTTGATCTTAAATACAGATAAAACTATGCCTCTAATCAAAATACATATTACTTGGCTTTGGTTGTTAGGATTACGAGAAGCATTCCATCAAAGCAAACTCTGTATCTTAAGCCTACAACTAGCGTAGCTAGAGTTCGTTATTTGGTTGTTGGCAATAAGAATGGTTATTTGTTAGTATATTAAGTTAGGGTTTGAACGACAACTAACAATCTTACTCTATCTCATAAACCCTTAACATCATCCCAAGTTCTTTATGATTGGATAACATTATCTAAAGTTCAACTCAATCCTTAAATTTAAAATACATATAATCTtcgataaatttaaaatccataTAA includes:
- the LOC103410746 gene encoding pentatricopeptide repeat-containing protein At2g30780-like; amino-acid sequence: MALVCRVLSAARRGLKHKASASSPHSRRWLSNQTSFLLGRLVEEPNSRIKSLLSSDEFSALQSSDFSWESLVSSLASSSSPEKSRLVLEWKLEKLLGANERYHDRYSELISLCGKIHNLPLAMQVFSSMEANGIKPTSAVFNSLIHVCFSSGNVLTALSLFEIMKSSEGFKPDSDTYDAFMFAFSKLGNADSLQAWYSAKKAAGFTSGVQTYEYLISGCIKSNNFELGDGFYEEMVLSGHMPSLPVLESMVEGICKRRNFDLVIDFLKIVLDAGLKINEKMAEMVVGLYIELKMVEKLEELLVILTEANQVSEVLLLVHCGIIRLNAALDRLDDVEYSVGRMLKQGLSFKHQDDVEKVICSYFRCSAHDRLELFLERIEGSYELTKSTYDLLVAGYRRAGLSDRLNDMKLAEKGF
- the LOC103421161 gene encoding beta-adaptin-like protein A, which codes for MAPPAQAQRSSSPSQPSGKGEVADVKSQLRNLAGSRAPGVDDSKRELFKKVISYMTIGIDVSSVFGEMVMCSATSDIVLKKMCYLYVGNYAKVNPDLALLTINFLQRDCKDEDPMIRGLALRSLCSLRVTNLVEYLVGPLGAGLKDNNSYVRMIAVMGVLKLYHISASTCVDADFPTTLKHLLLNDRDTQVVANCLSALQEIWSLEGSASEEVSREREILLSKPVIYYLLNRIREFSEWAQCLVLELVAKYVPAHPNEIFDVMNLLEDRLQHANGAVVLATTKVFLQLTLSMTDVHQQVYERIKAPLLTLVSSGSPEQSYAVLSHLHLLVMRAPFIFSSDYKHFYCQYNEPSYVKKLKLEMLTAVANESNTYEIVTELCEYAANVDIPIARESIRAVGKIALQQYDVNAIVDRLLQFLEMEKDYVTAEALVLVKDLLRKYPQWSQDCIAVVGNISSKNVQEPKAKAALIWMLGEYSHEMHDAPYILEGLIENWEDEHSAEVRLHLLTAVMKCFFKRPPETQKSLGAALAAGLADFHQDVHDRALFYYRLLQYNISVAERVVNPPKQAVSVFADTQSSEIKDRIFDEFNSLSVVYQKPSYMFTYKEHRGPFEFSDEIGNVSIGTESTDTVVPHRVEANDKDLLLSTSEKEETRGLNNSSYAYSAPSYDASSLSVPTSQLSELAISNPSVSGNVPQSSFAIDDLLGLGLPTAPAPAPSPPPLKLNPKAVLDPTTFQQKWRQLPISLSQEYSINPQGVAALTTPQALQRHMQGQSIHCIASGGQSPNFKFFFFAQKAEESSTFLIECIVNTSSAKAQIKIKADDQNATQPFSSVFQSALSKFGMP